In Marinibacterium anthonyi, the DNA window TAGATGCCCAGTTCCGAGATCGCGCGGTTAAGCACGGTCGTCGCGTCGAGGTGGGCGAAGGTCGTGGCAGGCGCCGGGTCGGTAAGGTCATCGGCCGGAACGTAGACGGCCTGGATCGAGGTGATCGAGCCGTTCTTGGTCGAGGTGATCCGTTCCTGCATCTGGCCCATGTCGGTCGCCAGCGTCGGCTGGTAGCCCACGGCCGACGGGATACGACCCAGCAGAGCCGACATTTCCGAACCCGCCTGGGTAAAGCGGAAGATGTTGTCGACGAAGAACAGAACGTCGGTGCCGGTTGCATCGCGGAACTGTTCGGCCATGGTCAGGCCGGTCAGGGCGATACGCGCGCGGGCTCCCGGCGGTTCGTTCATCTGGCCGAAGACCAGGGCGATCTTGGAATCCGGCAGGTTGTCCGGGGTCAGAACGCCGGATTCGATCATTTCGTGATACAGGTCGTTGCCTTCACGGGTCCGTTCCCCCACGCCGGCGAACACCGACAGGCCCGAGTGCACCTTGGCGATGTTGTTGATCAGTTCCTGGATCAGAACCGTCTTGCCCACGCCGGCGCCGCCGAACAGGCCGATCTTGCCGCCCTTTGCGTAAGGCGCCAGCAGGTCGATCACCTTGATGCCGGTCACCAGCACTTCGGCTTCGGTCGACTGTTCGGAAAAGTCGGGCGCGGGTGCGTGGATCGGGCGGTATTCGTCCGCCTCGACCGGGCCCTTTTCGTCGACCGGTTCGCCGATCACGTTCATGATCCGGCCCAGCGTCGCGGTCCCCACCGGCACCGAGATCGGGCCGCCGTTGTCGATGACTTCCTGACCGCGGATCAGGCCCTCGGTCGCGTCCATCGCGATGGCGCGGACGGTGTTTTCGCCCAGGTGCTGCGCGACTTCCAGAACCAGCTTCTTGCCGTTGTTGTCCGTGGTCAGCGCGTTCAGGATCTCGGGCAGCGTGTCTTCGAACTGAACGTCGACAACGGCGCCGATGACCTGGGTCACTTTGCCTTTTGCGTTAGCCATGTTTCTCTCCGGTTGTCTCTTACAGCGCCTCGGCGCCGGAAATGATTTCGATCAGCTCGTTGGTGATGACGGCCTGACGCGAACGGTTGTATTCGATGGTCAGCTTGTCGATCATGTCGCCGGCATTGCGGGTCGCGTTGTCCATTGCGGACATCCGCGCGCCCTGCTCGGAGGCACCATTTTCAAGCAGCGCCGAGAAGATCGCGGTGGCCACGCCCTTGGGCAGCAGTTCGGCCAGGATCTCTTCTTCGCTGGGCTCGTAATCGTAGATCGGCGCGCCCGCATCCTGTTCCGCGGCCTCGAAGACGGCCGGGATGATCTGCTGGGCGGTCGGGATCTGGCTGACCACGTTGACGAACTTCGAATAGAAAAGCGTCGCCACGTCGAAGTCGCCGGCATCGAAACGGTCCAGGACGATCTGGGCGATCTCCTGGGCGTTTGCATAGCCGATCGTCTTCATTTCACTCAGGTCGACGTGACCGACGAACAGGTCGCCATAATCACGACGCAGCGCATCGCGGCCCTTCTTGCCGACGGTCAGGATCTTGACCGTCTTTCCCATCTCGCGCAGCTCGGCCACCTTGGCGCGGGCGAGCTTGGAGATGTTGGCGTTGAAGCCGCCGCACAGGCCGCGTTCGGCGGTCAGCACGACCAGGAGGTGAACCTGGTCGCTGCCGGTGCCCGAAAGCAGCTTGGGTGCGCTGTCGGACCCGCCGACGGATGCGGCGAGACCGGCCATGACGGCATTGAACCGTTCGGTATAGGGACGCGAATCCTCGGCCGCTTCCTGTGCCCGCCGCAGTTTCGCGGCGGCCACCATCTGCATGGCCTTGGTGATCTTGCGCGTCGACTTGACCGACTCGATCCGGATTTTCAGGTCCTTGAGACTAGGCATCAACCACCCCCCTTACGAGAAGTCGGCTGCGAATTCGTCGAGCACGGCCTTCATCTTGTCGACGGGTTCGCCGCCCTTGAACTTGGGATCCTCGTCGGTGATCCACTGCAGGAAATCCGCTTTCTTGGTGCGCAGGAACTTCAGCAGACCGGCTTCGAAGCGGCCCACGTCCTTGACGGCGACCTTGTCGAGATACCCGTTGGTGCCGGCGAAGATGACGCAGACGATTTCCGAGTTGGTCAGCGGCGCGTATTGCGGCTGCTTCATCAGTTCGGTCAGGCGCGCACCCCGGTTCAGCAGCTGCTGGGTGGCGGTGTCGAGGTCGGAGCCGAACTGGGCGAAAGCGGCCATCTCGCGGTACTGGGCGAGCGACAGTTTCACCGGGCCGGCGACCGAGGACATGGCCGAGGTCTGGGCCGAGGAGCCGACGCGCGAGACCGACAGACCGGTGTTCACGGCGGGGCGGATGCCCTGGTAGAACAGTTCGGTTTCCAGGAAGATCTGGCCGTCGGTGATCGAGATCACGTTGGTCGGAATGAAGGCCGACACGTCGCCGCCTTGCGTCTCGATGATCGGCAGAGCCGTCAGCGAGCCCGAGCCGTTTTCCTCGTTCAGCTTGGCCGAGCGTTCCAGCAGGCGGGAGTGGAGGTAGAACACGTCGCCCGGGTAAGCTTCGCGTCCCGGCGGACGGCGCAGCAGCAGCGACATCTGGCGATAGGCGACGGCCTGCTTGGAGAGGTCATCGTAGATGATCAGCGCGTGACGGCCGTTGTCGCGGAAGAATTCGGCGATGGCGGTCGCGGTGTAGGGCGCGAGGTACTGCATCGGAGCGGGTTCGGATGCGGTGGCGGCGACGATGATCGAATATTCGATGGCGCCGGATTCCTCGAGCTTCTTCACCAGCTGGGCAACGGTCGACCGCTTCTGGCCGATGGCCACGTAGACGCAGTAGAGCTTCTTGTTCTCGTCGTCGCCGGCGGCTTCGTTGTAGGATTTCTGGTTCAGGATCGCGTCCAGAGCGATGGCAGTCTTGCCGGTCTGACGGTCGCCGATGATCAGCTCGCGCTGGCCACGGCCGATCGGGATCATGGCGTCGATCGACTTGAGGCCGGTGGCCATCGGTTCGTGCACGGATTTACGCGGGATAATGCCCGGCGCCTTCACGTCGGCGACGGACCGCTGCGAGGTCTCGATCGGGCCCTTGCCGTCCAGCGGGTTGCCAAGCGCGTCGACGACGCGGCCCAGCAGCGCGTTGCCCACCGGCACGTCCACGATGGACTTGGTGCGCTTGACGACGTCGCCTTCCTTGATGTCACGGTCGGACCCGAAGATCACGACACCGACGTTGTCCTTTTCCAGGTTCAGCGCCATGCCGCGGATGCCGCCGGGGAATTCGACCATCTCGCCGGCTTGGACGTTGTCGAGGCCGAAGACACGGGCGATCCCGTCGCCCACGCTCAGCACGCGGCCGACTTCCGAGACTTCGGCATCCTGGCCGAAGTTCTTGATCTGGTCCTTAAGGATCGCAGAAATCTCTGCAGCTTGGATACCCATTTATCCGACCTCTTTCATTACATTCTGGAGGGAGGCGAGCTTGGACTTGATCGACGTGTCGATCATGGTCGAGCCCAGCTTTACAATCATTCCGCCGATGAGCGTCTCATCGACCTTGGTCTTGAGCGAAACGGTCTTGCCGGCGCTGCCTTGCAGCAGGGTGGCCAGCTTTTCGGACTGCGCGTCCGTCAGCGCCACGGCGCTGGTCACTTCGGCAGTCACTTCGCCGCGATCGTCGGCCAGCTTGACGCGCAGGGCGGTCAGCAGCTGCGGCAGGACGAAAAGACGGCGTTTTTCGGCCATCAGGGCCAGGCCCTTGCGCAACACCGGAGCGATATCCATCTTCTCGGCGATCGCCGTGATGGCAGCCCCCTGATCGCCGCGCGAGATCATCGGGGACGAGATCAACGTCCGCATGTCCTCACTTTCGGACAGGGCGAGCGAGAGATCGTCCACGCTGGTCTCGAGGCTGTCGAGATTGGACTCTTCTTTTGCGATCTCGAAAATCGCGGAGGCATAGCGGTCAGCGATGCCGGCGGATATCGAAGCTGGTTCGGACACGTCCACCCTTCCGATCTTTCTGGCCCTGCCGCCGGGCATGTCCGGCGCACGCGGGCATGTTGACCGACCCGACGAATGCCGGGGCAGCAAAATCAGCGTGGGTCTACCAGAGCCCCACCCACCCCGCAACAAACATTAACGAAATACCTGTGAGCCAATAGTCCCGTGTTTATAGGCCATTAGCCTTGGTGCGACGGTTTGCGCCTCGTTTGGGCGACGCGACGTTCACCAAATAAGCACGTTTCCGTGATTCCTCTCGCCCATACCGCGAGCGCTCACACAGGTTTTGCGACTGGCTCGGCCATCCCATCCAAGATGTTGAGAGGGGCGCGCACGGACTTGCGTTCGACGGTGCCGCGGGGCGGGTGAACGCGCTTGGACGCCTCGACCAGGAAGACGCCGCCGGCCAGTTCGGTGGGCATGGAGCGGCCGATCCGTTCAATCAAACGTCCGGACTTTTGCCAGAACCGCCGTTCGGTCGGCGGCTGGTACAGGGCCGAGGTGTGGCGTTCGGGCAGGAAGCCGTGTTTCTTCAGCTGGGTTTCCAGCTGGCTGAGCGTATAAGGCCGGCCGAAGCCGAAGGGCGTCTTGTCCGACCGCGACCACAGACCGGCGCGGTTGGGCACGATGAAGACCGCCTTGCCGCCAGGGCCCAGCACGCGCCAGCATTCTTCCAGCAGGTCGGCGGGGTGTTCCGAGGTTTCCAGCCCGTGCATCATCACCAGCCGGTCGACCAGCCCGTTTTCCAGCGGCCACAGCGTTTCCTCGATCAGGACCGAGACATTGGCCTGCCCCGCCGGCCAGGGCATCACCCCCTGCGGGCCGGGCATCAGCGCCATCACCCGGCGCGCATCGGCAAGGTAGGGGCGCAGCAGCGGCACGGAGAAGCCGAAGCCCGCCACGGTCATCGCCTTGGCGGACGGCCAGTATTCCTGCAGCCGCGCACGCAGCGACAGCTGGGCCGCGCGGCCCAGGGTGCTGCGGTAATAGAAGTTGCGCAAGTCCTGCACGTCGAGATGCATTGCGGGTGGTCCGGCGATGGGTCAGTCTTGGCAAAGCTTAGCAGCGCGAAAGGGAAAGGCCATGCCTCTTCAGATCATCACCATCCCCTGTCTCAGCGACAATTATGCATTTCTGGCCCACGATGCCACCAGCGGACAGACCGCGCTGATCGATATTCCCGAGGCCGCGCCGATCCTGGCGGCCCTGTCCGAAACCGGCTGGTCCCTGACCCATGTGCTGATCACGCACCATCATGCAGACCACGTGCAGGGGCTGGACGACGTGCTGGCCGCCTGCCCCGGCGTCACCGTGGTGGGGGCGAAGGCCGATGCCGCGCGGCTGCCGAAGCTGGATGTCGAGGTGGCCGAAGGCGACACGGTGACCATCGGCGGATCGACCGGCACGGTGATCGACGTGTCGGGCCACACGGTGGGCCACATCGCCTATCACTTTCCCGACAGCAACGCGGTCTTTACCGCCGACAGCCTGATGGCGCTGGGATGCGGGCGGGTGTTCGAAGGCACGATGGCGATGATGTGGGCCTCGCTGGGCAAGCTCGCCGCCCTGCCCGACTGGACCATCGTCTATTCCGGCCACGAATATACCGAATCCAACGGGCGATTTGCCCTGTCGGTCGATCCCGGCAACAAGACGCTGCAGGCGCGCATGGACGAGATCAAGGCGGCCCGGGCCAGGGGCGAACCGACGGTGCCGTCGGAATTGTCGCTGGAAAAGGCGACCAACCCGTTCCTGCGCGCGGCCCTGCCCGAAATGGCGGTGCAGATAGGCATGGAAGGCGCCGATCCGGCCGATGTCTTCGGCGAGATCCGCAAGCGCAAG includes these proteins:
- the gloB gene encoding Hydroxyacylglutathione hydrolase, translated to MPLQIITIPCLSDNYAFLAHDATSGQTALIDIPEAAPILAALSETGWSLTHVLITHHHADHVQGLDDVLAACPGVTVVGAKADAARLPKLDVEVAEGDTVTIGGSTGTVIDVSGHTVGHIAYHFPDSNAVFTADSLMALGCGRVFEGTMAMMWASLGKLAALPDWTIVYSGHEYTESNGRFALSVDPGNKTLQARMDEIKAARARGEPTVPSELSLEKATNPFLRAALPEMAVQIGMEGADPADVFGEIRKRKDSF
- the atpA_2 gene encoding ATP synthase subunit alpha translates to MGIQAAEISAILKDQIKNFGQDAEVSEVGRVLSVGDGIARVFGLDNVQAGEMVEFPGGIRGMALNLEKDNVGVVIFGSDRDIKEGDVVKRTKSIVDVPVGNALLGRVVDALGNPLDGKGPIETSQRSVADVKAPGIIPRKSVHEPMATGLKSIDAMIPIGRGQRELIIGDRQTGKTAIALDAILNQKSYNEAAGDDENKKLYCVYVAIGQKRSTVAQLVKKLEESGAIEYSIIVAATASEPAPMQYLAPYTATAIAEFFRDNGRHALIIYDDLSKQAVAYRQMSLLLRRPPGREAYPGDVFYLHSRLLERSAKLNEENGSGSLTALPIIETQGGDVSAFIPTNVISITDGQIFLETELFYQGIRPAVNTGLSVSRVGSSAQTSAMSSVAGPVKLSLAQYREMAAFAQFGSDLDTATQQLLNRGARLTELMKQPQYAPLTNSEIVCVIFAGTNGYLDKVAVKDVGRFEAGLLKFLRTKKADFLQWITDEDPKFKGGEPVDKMKAVLDEFAADFS
- the atpD_2 gene encoding ATP synthase subunit beta translates to MANAKGKVTQVIGAVVDVQFEDTLPEILNALTTDNNGKKLVLEVAQHLGENTVRAIAMDATEGLIRGQEVIDNGGPISVPVGTATLGRIMNVIGEPVDEKGPVEADEYRPIHAPAPDFSEQSTEAEVLVTGIKVIDLLAPYAKGGKIGLFGGAGVGKTVLIQELINNIAKVHSGLSVFAGVGERTREGNDLYHEMIESGVLTPDNLPDSKIALVFGQMNEPPGARARIALTGLTMAEQFRDATGTDVLFFVDNIFRFTQAGSEMSALLGRIPSAVGYQPTLATDMGQMQERITSTKNGSITSIQAVYVPADDLTDPAPATTFAHLDATTVLNRAISELGIYPAVDPLDSTSRLMDPQVIGEEHYQVARDVQGILQRYKSLQDIIAILGMDELSEEDKLTVARARKIQRFLSQPFDVAKVFTGSDGVQVPLEDTISSFKAVVAGEYDHLPEAAFYMVGGIEDVKAKAEKMAAAAA
- the atpG_2 gene encoding F-ATPase gamma subunit, with the protein product MPSLKDLKIRIESVKSTRKITKAMQMVAAAKLRRAQEAAEDSRPYTERFNAVMAGLAASVGGSDSAPKLLSGTGSDQVHLLVVLTAERGLCGGFNANISKLARAKVAELREMGKTVKILTVGKKGRDALRRDYGDLFVGHVDLSEMKTIGYANAQEIAQIVLDRFDAGDFDVATLFYSKFVNVVSQIPTAQQIIPAVFEAAEQDAGAPIYDYEPSEEEILAELLPKGVATAIFSALLENGASEQGARMSAMDNATRNAGDMIDKLTIEYNRSRQAVITNELIEIISGAEAL
- the atpH gene encoding F-type ATPase subunit delta, which codes for MPGGRARKIGRVDVSEPASISAGIADRYASAIFEIAKEESNLDSLETSVDDLSLALSESEDMRTLISSPMISRGDQGAAITAIAEKMDIAPVLRKGLALMAEKRRLFVLPQLLTALRVKLADDRGEVTAEVTSAVALTDAQSEKLATLLQGSAGKTVSLKTKVDETLIGGMIVKLGSTMIDTSIKSKLASLQNVMKEVG